GTTTGAATTGGTTTTTACTCTATAACCTTAGCACTATTGTTTCCATCCTTGTTTTAATGGATGAGGTATTCAAACCCTATAACTTCATCCTTATTTTATGCCCAAACTCCTATATAAATTTTTTTTCAACCCGAATTTTCTTACTGCCCAATTATTGAAACCTTTATAAGAGTAAGAAAAATTGTGCAAGTTCTTTTTAAATCCAATGCACAACCACGCCAACAAATCTCAATGATTAAACTTATTTCATATAATCCAAAACCAATTCAAACTTAAAATAACACAAACTCATTTATAATCTCAAAATTCCTTCGGAATTTTTACGACTTACTCACTTCGTTCGTAAGAAGCAAGAAAAGAGAATTAAAAATTGGTTAGGATAATATTGCGATAGTCCTTATACTTCCCCCTCCATCTCCAACAGGAACACTCTGTCCATTCTTGCCACAATAACCAACACTCAACTTAAATTCTTTTGTTACAGCATCTACGTTATATAATATATTCAATATCTCCCCACTTAACCCAGCATCTTTTAAAGGGGTTGTTAATTCCCCATTTTCAATTAAGAATGCTTCAACTGCACTAAATTGGAACAATCCTTTTCCAGTATCAACTTGACCCCCTCTTGAACCTTTTAAGAATATTCCATCTTTTGTGTCCTCCAACAACTCCTCAAAGTCCCAATCTCCCGGTTTTATAAATGTGTTACTCATCCTTACAATTGGTCTATTCAACCCTTCTGCCCTCGCATTTCCTGTAACTTCCATATTCAACCTTCCTGCAGTCTCTCTTGTGTGAAGGAAGTTCTTTAATATACCATTTTCAATTATTATTGTTTCTCTCCCCTTCACACCTTCATCATCATACTTATATGAACCAAAGCCTTCAACTTCTGGACTATCTATGACGGTTACATATTCACTTCCAACTTTTTCTCCTATCTTGTCCTTAAAGACGCTGTCATTCTGTAAAACCAAATCTGCCTCTGATGCGTGCCCTACTGCTTCATGGATAAATACCCCTGTCAATTCTGGGTCAAGAATAACTTTAAATTTTCCTTTTGGGCATGGTTTTGCATAAAGTAATCTTATTGCCCTCTCTTTTGCAGATTTTGCAATGTTTTCAATGTTTGCATTTTTTATAACCTCAAATCCATCCCCACCAACCCTCTCAGATGCATACTGCAAAGTTCCATCCTTTGCAACTGCCGTTAGATACATTATTGTCCTCATTCTTTCGGATTCTATTCTTGTTCCCTCACTGTTCATAAATAATGAATATCCAACAGCATCTGAGTAAGAGACAGAAGTGCTAACTACCTTATCCCCAAACATATTCTCATGTGCCAATAAAACAAATTCCTTTTTTTCATCAATATTAACATCTTTTGGATTTATTTTTGCCTTTGGTTTAACTTTATCAACAACCGCTTTAACTTCTTTTAAAATAACCTCTTTATCCGTATATTCATTAGAAACCTTAGCCATCTTATATGCCTTATTTATTAGGTTCTCAATTTCTTTCAAATCAATAACATTTGAAGTAGCAAATCCCCATGCATTTTTATATAAAACCCTAACTGCAACTCCTCCTCCTGCTCCAGATGAAATCTCATCTATCTTCCCATCTTTTAAAATTATGTGGTTGCTTTCCCCATGATTTATTCTTATATCTGCGTAGGTTCCAACTTCTAAGAGTTTCTCCAATTTTTCAATGTTGATATCCATATCATCACCAAAAAACTTTTATGTTTTTGTGGCTAAAATTTGTTGGCAAAACCCAAAGGGTTTTGCCGTATAAAGAATAAGGTGGGATTTTGAGGAAATTTATTCTATTTTTCGTATTAATAAATGTTCTACCAGTAGTTATTGCTGGATGGTATTTATATGAAAATATTGGGGGTGCAGAGTCCGTAGATGAAGTTATTGAAAATGCCCCATTTGGTGAATTTATATACCTCGACCACAATATGATTATAGCAAATAAGGATAATATGAATAACTTACACGGAATCTATAAAGACCTTTTAATATTTATCAACGGAATTTATATTAGTAGCGACGGAAAATCTTTTGGAATAAAGATGCCCCTTGCATCTACATTAAAATATGTTAGGATTGATAACTATACCTATTATAATGGCTGTGTAATAAAAGGTAATGTCCAATTGGAGAAACCTACATCAAATGATCTAATTACGTTAATACCTCAAAGCT
The sequence above is a segment of the Methanotorris igneus Kol 5 genome. Coding sequences within it:
- a CDS encoding TldD/PmbA family protein, translated to MDINIEKLEKLLEVGTYADIRINHGESNHIILKDGKIDEISSGAGGGVAVRVLYKNAWGFATSNVIDLKEIENLINKAYKMAKVSNEYTDKEVILKEVKAVVDKVKPKAKINPKDVNIDEKKEFVLLAHENMFGDKVVSTSVSYSDAVGYSLFMNSEGTRIESERMRTIMYLTAVAKDGTLQYASERVGGDGFEVIKNANIENIAKSAKERAIRLLYAKPCPKGKFKVILDPELTGVFIHEAVGHASEADLVLQNDSVFKDKIGEKVGSEYVTVIDSPEVEGFGSYKYDDEGVKGRETIIIENGILKNFLHTRETAGRLNMEVTGNARAEGLNRPIVRMSNTFIKPGDWDFEELLEDTKDGIFLKGSRGGQVDTGKGLFQFSAVEAFLIENGELTTPLKDAGLSGEILNILYNVDAVTKEFKLSVGYCGKNGQSVPVGDGGGSIRTIAILS